The following DNA comes from Pirellulales bacterium.
AGGCGGCGCCGATGACCGCCGCACGCGGTTTCGGTCGCGCCAAGAGCTGCATCTTTTTCTTTATGTGGGGTGGGCCGAGTCAGCTCGACACTTTCGATCTGAAGCCGGAGGCCCCGGACGAAGTTCGTGGCGAATTCAAGCCGGTTTCGACCCGCGTCCCCGGCATCCAGATTTGCGAACACTTCACGCGCCTGACGCAGCACACCGATAAGCTGGCAATCGTTCGCTCGTTGCACCACACCGACCCGGCGCACCTGTCGAGCGGACATCTAACGGTGACCGGGACGCTGGCCCGCGTGCTCAACAGCGATGCGGACCCCCCCAGCCCGCAAGACACGCCGCACATCGGCTCGGTCGTTTCGCGTTTGCGACCTTCGCCCGCCGCGCTCCCTTCGTTCGTGACGATGCCGTGGCTCACCGCGCATCCGGCCGCGCCGGGGGGGCAGGCGCCAGGTCAAACGGCTGGCTGGCTGGGCAAGCGCTACGATCCGCTCATCGCGTCGGGCGATCCGAATGCCGAGGAATGGAAGATTCCCGAACTGACGCTCGCCGGGGACGTAACGCTCGAACGGCTCGATGATCGCCGCCGCCTGCTCGCCTCGATCGACGAATGCCGCAGCATGATCGACAGCGCCGGCGAACCGGCCGACATGGCCGAGCACATGCAGAAGGCGCTCGGGCTGCTCGGCTCGCAGCAGGCGCGCGACGCCTTTGACCTGGCACGGGAAACGGCCGAGACGCGCGATCGCTACGGCCGCAACATTCACGGCCAGTGTGCCTTGCTCGCCCGCCGTCTGGTCGAGCATGGCGTGCCGCTGGTCTCGGTGAACTGGCACAACGACGGCCAGAATTTCTGGGACACCCACGGCGACAATTTCCGTCGTTTGAAACGCGATTTGATTCCCCCCGCCGATCAGGCCCTTTCGGCGTTGCTCGAGGATCTCTCGGCCAGCGGGCGACTCGACGAGACGCTAATCGTCTGGGTCGGTGAATTCGGTCGTCGGCCGCAGATTACGCGTGGCAACGCGGGACGCGAGCATTGGCCCTTCTGCTACAGCGGATTGCTCGCTGGCGGCGGCATCCAGGGGGGGAGTGTCTACGGCGTAAGCGATCGCATCGCGGCCCACCCCGAGATCGATCCCGTGCGGCCGCAAGACTTCTCGGCCACGGTCTTTCACGCCCTGGGCATCTCGCCCGAGACGTACTTGCACAACGGGCTCGGCCGTCCGATTCGCGTGTGCGAGGGCAATCCATTGCAAGCGCTGTTCGCCTAGCGCGCGGTGCATGATCTGCTACGGAATCTGCTGCGCTAGCAGGCTGCGGAAAAACTCGACTCGTCCGGCGAGTGCGCTACGGATGCACCATCTCGACGAATGCCTGTTGCGTCGCGACCGGATCGAAGGCCACCCGGGCATAGGCCGCCGAGAAGAGCAGCAGCCCCAGCGCGAGAAGCAACACCCCGCGCGGATCGCGCGCCACGGGCACCTGTGCCAGGCGCGCACGGAGGGCGCGTTCCAGCCGATGCCAGCCGTCGTAGCGCTGGCGATCGTTCGCCGCCACCAACGCGACGTTGTGCATCGGCGAAAATTCCTCGATGTGCAACTCGACTCCCAAGCGGGGCAGCGACAAGCTCGCACCGGCCCAGCGTGCGTCGGCGTCGAGTCCCAACGCCACTTCTCCCAAGAGGGGCCGCAACTCGTCGAGCGACACGTTGTAGGCCGTGAGTCGGGGGCGGGCCGTCAGCACCGCGAGAATCACGAGCAGGAAGTAGCACGCCATCACCAAGGGCCACACATAGACGCCGAACGTGTTCGCCGCGGCCCGCGGCAGAAACAGCTCGATCGGCCCAATGATGGCGATGCCCGATAGGGCGAGCCCCAGCGCGGCCAGGTCGCGTCCGCCGCTGACGAGGATCGGTCGGCGCGAGAGCTGCAGCCCCCCCAGCACCACCAGGTAAACGCCCAAGGGCAGCAGGGCGAGGCAGAAACGAAACGGGTCCATAGTCTGTTCCAAAGGCGGGACGGTGCGGGGCAGGGGCGATTCTAGTCGAAAAAGGACCGGTGTCGTAGCGGACGCAACGGCCGGGGCGCCGGCGGCGCGCTTTCGCGCCAGAAGCTCAGACGCTCGAACCGTTTTGCCGCGCGCGCTCGGATCGCTCGACTTCGGCCTGCCAGGCGGCGCGCTCGATGTCGATGGCGTGGCGACGCGTGGCAAAAAAGGTGCGCGTCGCGAGCACATCGATCCAGGCCAGCGCCGACAACCACAGCACGCAGGCGATGACCATCAGCCAGAAGGCCAGAAAGAACCGGGGCATCGTCTGGTAGGGAATCAGGTAGCCCAAGTAAATGGCCACCCCCAGCACTCCCACGAGCGAGCTGGCCTGCATCCTCCGCCGGAACTGCCGCCAACGATAATCGCGCTCGGCGCCGCGCGGCAGCTCGGCGCGTATCAATCGCCACGAGCGCACGTGCCATGCGACGAGCGCGATCGATACGCTGACCAGGGTCAGCGCCGCGACGAGGGCCAACAGATGATCGGCGGCAAGCATAGAGTCTGTTCCGGTGCCGAAGCAGACTCTATCCTTTCGCCCCATGCGTGGCGATGCAAGCCCCGGACCGCGATCGCGCGCGTGGTTTAGGTCTCGGGCCGCACGACCTTGCCTTGCTGGTACACGCCGATCTCGTCGCGGCCGTCGCCATCCCAGTCGCCGACGACGGGGATGTCGCCCGGACCACCCAGCTCGTAACGGGCGTCTTCGTCGTCGAGCTGCAGGTTGTGGTTCGTGTCGATGATCCACGTGCCGTGGCGATAGACGCCCACTTCGTCGATGCCGTCGCCGTCGAAGTCGCCCACGACCGGACGATCGCCCGGCGCGCCGAAGTCGACGACGCGATCGTCGAGATCCCAGCGGCCGTTGCCGTTATCGTCGAGAATCCACGTCCCGGAGCGGAACAGGCCGATCGTGGCGATGCCGTCGCCATTCCAGTCGCCGGTGACGGCGACGTCTCCTTCCGAGCCGTAGTGGAAGACGTGATCGATCAGATCCTCGCGTACCTTGCCGTGTATGGTGCGCTTCATCGCGCGATTGCCCAGCGTGGCCTTGTCGGGGTCGGGCGGAACGTTCTTTTGCGCACCGCTCGGTAGGTTCTCGGGATCGGGCAGCCCGGGTTCGTGGACCAGGGCCGCGAGATCGCCCGGCCAGGCGAAGCCAAAGATGCCGATGTCGTCCTTGCCGTCGCCGTCCCAGTCGCCGACGACCGGTTGATCGGAGGCGGTACCCAGCTTGGCCCACAGGTCGTGCTCGTCCCACTGGCCGTCGCCATCGAGATCGAGGAACCACTCGCCATCGACATAGACACCCACTTCGTCGCGTCCGTCGCCGTTCCAGTCGCCCACGACCGGAATGCCCCGTTCCGTGCCGAAGATGTACTGCGCCACCGGGGCGCCATCGCGTTCGTGCAATTGCCACAGCGAGTTGTCGAGCGGCAGTCCGGTCCAGGCGTGTACGTTGAAGCGCGAGCTGACCTGCTGCAGCAGCTCGGTGGCAAACTGATCGGCGCGTGGCCGGCCACCGTTGATGACGCTCAAGTGCCAGGTGTTGCCGATCGTCGAACGCCAGCCGACGCCGCCAAAGTAGGTCGGACGCACCACGTCGGGCGAGAGGACCGGCGAGTACGTTTGGAACGGCTGCTGCGGTCCGGCGTACTGCGTCGGCCCCGGCACGGTCGAAGGGGGCGGATTTTGCGGCGGGAAGAAGAGGGGCGTCGAGGTCGTTTCCAACTCCGCGAAGTTGTTCTCGACGCTCACCACGCCCGCCGTCACGGCGATCCGCGCGATGGCGTCGTTGTTGGCCGGCACGGTCAGCAGGCTCGCCGCCGACGTATCGCCCTGGTTCACCGCGAAGCCCCCGGTCGAACCGGCGCTGTCGAGACCGTCGACGTACTTCGTCGGATGGTCTTGCAGCACCGTGTAAACGCCGGGACGCAGGTTGGCGAATTCATAGTAGCCGTTCTTGTCGGTGACGGTGGTGATCGGGTTGCCGTGGTCGTCGAGGATCGGTTCGCCGAAGGCATTGCCCAATCGCAGCACCACGCCGGCGATCGGCTTGTCGCTGGCGTCACGCGTGAAGTTGTATCCTTCAGCCTGGGCCAGGCTGAGGACGCCGGCGGCCGAGAGGTTCTTCGCCTGCGAGGGAGACAGCTCGAGCGGGCTGCCATCGACGAAGACGTAGCCCGAGATCTTCGCGGCCGGGATCTCGCAGAAGTTGTACTCGAAGGCCTTCGTGCCTCCGGTGAGCACGATTTCGGTAATGCGATCGTTCGACGAATTCACACCGCCGGCCGTGCCGACCTCTTGCCCGCCGTCGAGGTATTGCG
Coding sequences within:
- a CDS encoding DUF1501 domain-containing protein, which produces MPRRTRYAPANDRPRSGRASAGCHDFVRQARVARRDLLAAGGLGLLGLGLPGLVAAREAAPMTAARGFGRAKSCIFFFMWGGPSQLDTFDLKPEAPDEVRGEFKPVSTRVPGIQICEHFTRLTQHTDKLAIVRSLHHTDPAHLSSGHLTVTGTLARVLNSDADPPSPQDTPHIGSVVSRLRPSPAALPSFVTMPWLTAHPAAPGGQAPGQTAGWLGKRYDPLIASGDPNAEEWKIPELTLAGDVTLERLDDRRRLLASIDECRSMIDSAGEPADMAEHMQKALGLLGSQQARDAFDLARETAETRDRYGRNIHGQCALLARRLVEHGVPLVSVNWHNDGQNFWDTHGDNFRRLKRDLIPPADQALSALLEDLSASGRLDETLIVWVGEFGRRPQITRGNAGREHWPFCYSGLLAGGGIQGGSVYGVSDRIAAHPEIDPVRPQDFSATVFHALGISPETYLHNGLGRPIRVCEGNPLQALFA